The Christiangramia flava JLT2011 region CAAATGTTAAATATTCCTTTTGTGGATTGTTAGAAGTTTTTAACCGTATATTTCATATTTAAAATGTATGTATTTCCCTACAAACCATGTATCCCGAATCTTCAACTAATTCATTTTTTTTCAGAAATGGTATTAATCTGGAGGAATTAGTCCAAAAATATGACCTTCATGGGGTTCAAAAGTTAATTAGATACAACATGATCTATATCGATCCCAGGTCCCGAGTCTTTTTGACAGATAAAGGAAAGATTGCAAGAAAATTCGGTTTCGAGAAATTAATTGAATTGGAAAACCTTGAAAAGAAAATTCTAAAAAGAAATATGGTTCTGTGGACTTTGAAAAACGGTATTTTATATTTTTCCTTGATCACTTTAATCATCCTCCTGATTTTAATCACCATCCAAATAATTTAAAAACAATATTCTCCAATAAGATTCTCACTTTTTAGATTCTTTGTTTATAATCTTAAGGGAAAAAGCATTCTGTTTTAGTATTAAAACAATAATAAAACAAGAAGAACGAATAGAACGGATCCTATTAGGTGGAAAATAGAAAGCATCTGTTTTAGAAATTGTGATTTAAAGTAATAAACAGAAATTGAATATTAGTTTACCCAAATAGAAACCCCGTTTTTTTCGGATGCTAATTACTTTTCTTAGCTTCTCCAAGTTCATCTGTTTTTTTCGCAGATGTACTTGGATAAAATTCTACATTCTTAGTCATTCTTAACCTTAATGCCAACATATCCTGACTAACTTTCTGATCTAGTATTTTGGCATAATGCTGCGTAGTTTTCAAATTTTTGTGGCCTAACATTTTACTCACTGATTCTATTGGTACTCCATTAGAAAGAGTAATGGTAGTTGCAAAAGTATGCCTGGCCAAATGGAAGGTTAGATTCTTTTTAATTTTGCAAATATCCCCTATCTCTTTTAAATAGGCATTCATCTTTTGGTTAGTAAGGATGGGCAAAAGTTTTGCTGAAGCATCCGGTCGATAAGAATATTTTTTTATTATTTCAAGGGCGGTGGGCAGTAGCGGAATATTAGTTCGAGAATCGGTTTTTGTCCTATTGACTTTTATCCATTTATTTCCATCAATTCCAATCACCAAATTATTTTCTGAAAGTTTTTTCACATCAGCATACGCAAGTCCTGTAAAACAGGAAAAAAGAAAGATATCTTTTACTAAATCCAGCCTATCTGTTTGAAATTTCTTTTGAATTAGTTTTTGAATCTCATCCTCTGATAAAAATTCCCGATCTACAATTTTCAGTTTGGCTTTCCAATGTAAAAATGGATCTCTATTTATCCAGTTATTTGCTATAGCTATCCTGATTATCTTTTTAAAGTTGGTGATGTATTTTACAGCAGTATTGTGACTACATTTTCTTTTAGTTTTTAAAAAATACTCAAATCCGGTAATAAAGGAATGATCTACATTTTTTACAGGAATGTCTTTCAATCTGTATTCTTTTAAAATATACTCTTCAACATGTTTTTTAGCAGTTCGATATCTTTCAAAGGTTCCATAGGCAAAATCTTTTCCGATTAAATTCTCAACCTGGTCATTATGCTCCTGAAAAATTTCTAATAGCATCTTTCTATCTTTATTTTTTCCGGTGTATATATCTCGAATGGTTTCAACAGTGAAATCAGCCTTTTCTTTGACCAGGTCTTCATAAATCCTATCAATTCTATTACGAATGCTGTTCAAATATCTGTTGAACTCACCAGCATCCCCGTTTTTCCCTCTCATTGACCCAGTTTTGGGATTCCAAGATTTTAAGGGAATTTTTCGTTTAATGCTCAATTCACAACGCCTGCCATTCACCGTTATTCTAAGGTAAATTGGCACGAGACCTTGTTTATTACCATTGCTATTTTTCGGGAAAAAAATTACGGAATAAGTATTATACATTTCAGAACCTATTTTACATGCTATATTCTAAAAAAGCATGCAAGTTACACCTCTGTAAGATACCGATAATAAAGGCTTTACATGAAATTCGGTGCTGCTTTTTTTCAACATAAAAGCAGCACCGAATTTAGCACCTATTTGATGCATTTATATGCCTTTTTTTGATATGAAATAAAATTAAAAAAGCCCGAAAACGCAGTGTTTTCGGGCTTTTTAGTAAATTCTGACTTTTAATCAGCGGAGAAAGAGGGATTCGAACCCCCGGAGGTGTGACCCTCAACAGTTTTCAAGACTGCCGCATTCGACCACTCTGCCATTTCTCCGTTAGCGGATGCAAATATAAGAAGCTTTTTCAATTCCCCACAAGGTTTTTTTAAAGTTTTTGAGTCGATTTTTTGGCAGTTTTCCATTCGGCTGAAATTCAGCAAATTTCAACTATCTTTCAGAAAAAAATATGAGACCATCATTCTGCCTGTTTTTTCTGCTATTCTCAACCGCTATCTTTGCCCAGAAAGAACGTGAAAAATATCCAGAGATCATGAACCAGGACTGGCCAAACCTTCAGAAATACCAGGAAGCCAACGCAGCTATCAGCGAGCCTCCGGTAGCTGTTTTTATGGGAAATTCCATTACTGAAGGCTGGGTGAACATGCATCCGCAGTTCTTTTCAGAAAATAAGTACGTGGGGCGTGGCATTAGCGGGCAAACTACTCCGCAAATGCTCATCCGGTTTCAGCAGGACGTGATCGATCTCCAACCCGAAGTTGTCGTGATCCTGGCCGGAACCAATGACATTGCGGGAAATACTGGCTATTCTTCAGAAAAAATGATCACTGATAATATTCGTTCCATGGTCGTTTTGGCTCAGGCAAATGATATCAAAGTGGTGCTGTCGTCGATCCTGCCTGTCTACGATTATCGCTGGCGACCCGGTTTGGAACCGGTAGTCAAGATCAAATCGATCAATTCCTGGTTAAAAGATTACGCTTCGGAAAACGGACTGGTTTACCTGGATTATTTCAGCAAAATGAAGGATGATCGCGACGGGCTGCCAATCGAATATTCCGAAGATGGCGTGCATCCTACCTCAGCCGGATATGACGTCATGCAGCCAATGGCTCAAAAAGCGATACAGGAAGCCCTGGAAAATCAGTAAAACCGGCTGGCCATTTATCGTTTTAGTAGTATCTTTCCGAACCTTATTAAAAAATTAAAACAACAATGAAAAATTTACTGGCAATTGCTTTGATGGCAATTCTTGTATCCTGCGGTGCGCGACAAAAGAATGTTGACAATGCCGACCCGATGGCCTATGCGAACACCATCACGGCTTCAGATTTGAAAGATCACCTGTTCACCTTTGCTAGCGACGAGTTCCAGGGACGCGAAACCGGCGAGCCGGGACAAAAAATGGCTGCAGAATATTTGAAAAAGGAATATCAGAGCCTTGATCTTCCATCGCCCATGGGCAACGATGATTATTTCCAGGAAGTAGACCCTTCTTATTTCAAAAGAGGCAATATCGAGTCTACTGAAAATGTGATGGCCTTCCTGAAAGGCTCGGAAAAACCTGATGAAATCGTAGTTATTTCTTCGCATTATGACCATGTGGGAATGGACGAAGACGGAAACATTTTCAATGGTGCCGATGATGACGGTTCCGGAACTGTGGGAGTCCTGGAGATCGCGCAGGCGTTTCACAAAGCGGCTAAAGATGGGTATACTCCAAGACGTTCCATCCTGTTCCTGAATGTGACCGGAGAAGAAAAAGGCCTTATTGGTTCAAAATATTATACAGATAATCCTGTTTTCCCACTGGAAAATACGGTAGCCGACCTGAATATTGATATGATTGGTCGTGTAGATCCAGACCATGAAGGTAAAGCTGATTACATTTACCTTATTGGAAGTGACAAATTGAGCACCGATCTTCACAAGCTTAGTGAAAACGTGAACAAAAAATACATGAATCTGGATCTGGATTACACTTATAATGATGAAAATGATCCAAACCGTTTTTATTACCGAAGCGATCATTACAATTTTGCCAAGCACAATGTGCCGATCATTTTTTATTTCAATGGGGTGCATGCCGATTATCATAAGGCGACCGATACGCCAGACAAGATCAACTACGACATGCTGGCCAAAAGGGCCCAACTGGTTTTCCTTACTGCCTGGGAAGTGGCTAACCGCCCTGAAAGACTGGTGGTAGATAAACCTGTAGAAGATAAATCAGCGAAATAAAACAAGCTGTTTTGATATAAATTGCCCGGTTTTCCGGGCTTTTTTCATTTCAGGTAATAGCAGAGCTCTTTTTCATCGTTCGGTAAATGGAAAAATTTCTCGAACTGAAAACCGAGTTTTTCCAGTAATTTTCTGGAAGCAACATTCTGCGGAAGAGTGATTGCCGCCAGTTCTTCGATCTTAAAATCTTCGGAAGCTTTTTGGATCAGCTCCTGGCAGGCTTCAAAAGCATAGCCGAACCCTTCATATTTCGGAAGCAGTGCAAAGCCCAGGTCTACCAGCTGTAAACCGTCCCGGCGATACAAACCGCAAACGCCAATTTTGACCGAATCTTCGCGACGCAGCAGCGTAAAGCTGGCATAACCATACTTTTCTCTCTGAGCCACGATCCTTTCAGCAATATACCTTTCCGCAGTTTCTACGGAATAAACCTGGCGGTCGCCAATATTGGCCAGCCATTTGGGAGAATTCAGCAATTCGAAAAAGAATTCGGCATCCCGTTCATCGGTGGGTCGCAGCACTAAACGAGGCGTGACATAACTTGCAGCCATCAGTTCTTGTCTTCCAGAAGCGGCACAAACCTGAAAGCGCCAAATTCGGTCTTATCAAACTCTTTGGGTGATTTCCTAATGAAAAGCGTCATGGTTTGTACTTCGCTGCCAACGGGGATCACCAGCCTGCCTCCTACTTTTAACTGGCTGAGCAGATCTTTTGGAACAAACGGCGCTCCGGCGGTCACGATGATCTTATCAAAAGGGGCATATTCCGGCAGGCCTTTATATCCATCTCCAAAACTGAGGTATTTGGGGCGATAACCTATTTTACTAAGGAAAACCTTGGTCTTTTTGAACAATTCGCGCTGCCTTTCGATACTATACACTTTGGCTCCCAGCTCACAAAGCACGGCCGTTTGGTAACCGCTTCCGGTACCAATTTCCAGCACTTTTTCGCCACGTTTCACTTCCAGCAACTGCGATTGAAACCCCACGGTAAAAGGCTGCGAGATCGTTTGATCTGCCGCGATGGGAAACGCCTTGTCCTGGTAGGCATGGTCTTCAAAACTGCTGTCCATAAAAAGATGTCTCGGGATCTTCCCAATGGCCGCAAGTACCCGTTCGTCACTCACGCCCTTCTTTTTCACGGTTCTAACCAGTTGCTGCCGCTTTCCCTGATGTCGGTAAGTATCTTTCAATTCCAGATTGCTTTAAGACCTTAAAAATAGAGAATCCAAACGGAAAAATCCAACCCATTTCCGGCCGGATTCGTTCCCGGAATTATAAACTATTTACAATCAAAATGCTATTTTTGTGAAAAATGCAAAAATATGCTGAAAGCCGGCGTTCTGGGTGCAGGACATCTTGGAAAAATCCACCTGAAACTTTTAAAGCAATCTGATAAATACGAGCTCATCGGTTTTTACGATGCTGATCATGAAAATGCGAAGAAAGTAGCCGAAGAATTTGGGTATCGCGCTTATTCAGATCTGGATGAACTTATCGCAGATGCCGATATGATCGATGTGGTTACTCCTACCCTCTCCCATTTTGAAGTGGCCAAAAAGGTCATTTCCGCAGGGAAACATCTTTTTATTGAAAAGCCCATTACCAATACTTTTGAAGAAGCTGAAGAACTGATCGCTCTGGCTGAAAAACATGGCGTAAAAGGGCAGGTTGGTCATGTGGAGCGCTTCAACCCGGCCTTCCAGTCGGTAGCCAATCGTATTGAAAACCCCATGTTTATTGAGGCTCATCGCTTAGCTGAATTCAATCCCAGAGGAACTGATGTTCCGGTGGTGCTGGATTTGATGATCCACGATATCGACGTGATCCTAAGCGTGGTCCAATCAGAAGTAAAGAATATGAATGCCAGCGGTGTTTCGGTAATCAGTGATACCCCAGATATTGCCAACGCAAGGATCGAATTCGAAAATGGCTGTGTGGCAAACCTCACAGCGAGCAGGATTTCGATGAAGAATATGAGAAAATCCCGTTTTTTTCAGCGAGACGCCTACATTTCAGTAGATTTCCTGGAAAAAGTCTGTGAAGTGGTCAAAATGAAAGATGCACCGGAAGACCCTGATGATTTCGCGATGATCCTTCAGAATGCGGAAGGCGTGAAAAAACAGATCTATTTCGACAATCCTTCGGTTTCTCCCAACAATGCCATCCTGGATGAGCTGGAAACTTTTGCCGATGCAATCGTGGAAGACCAGGAACCGGTCGTGACCCTTTCACAAGGCGCCAAAGCCTTGCAAATAGCCAACCAGATCATAGCCAGTTTCAGTAAATAAAAAGGAGCGAATTACTCCAAAAAACAAAACATAGAACAAATGAAAAATATAGCAGTCATTGGAGCAGGAACGATGGGGAATGGAATTGCCCATACTTTTGCCCAGTACGGATACAAGGTTCAGTTAATCGACATCAGTGAAAAAAGCCTGAAAAAGGGCATGGAAACCATTTCCAAAAATTTAGACAGGATGGTCGCTAAAGAAAAGATCACGGAAGAAGATAAACAGGCGACACTTGACAATATCACGACCTATACCAGCATTGCCGAAGGCGTGGAATATGCCAGCGTGGTGGTGGAAGCCGCGACCGAAAATACCGAATTAAAACTGAAGATTTTCCGCGAGCTCGACGAAGCAACTTCGGAAGATACGATTTTGGCGTCCAACACTTCTTCCATTTCCATAACACAGATCGCCTCGGTGGTTTCTCACCCGGAAAGAGTGATCGGGATGCATTTTATGAACCCGGTGCCAGTGATGAAACTGGTGGAGATCATTCGTGGATACAACACCAGTGATGAAATTACGGAAACCGTGATGGATCTTTCCAAAAAACTGAATAAAGTGCCGGTAGAAGTGAACGATTACCCGGGATTCGTCGCCAACCGGATTCTCATGCCAATGATCAACGAAGCTATCGAAACGCTTTACAATGGCGTGGCCGGTGTTTACGAGATCGACACGGTCATGAAACTGGGAATGGCGCACCCAATGGGCCCTCTGCAACTGGCCGATTTTATTGGTCTGGACGTTTGCCACTCCATACTTGAGGTGATGTACGAAGGTTTCAAAAACCCAAAATATGCGCCATGCCCGCTATTGACCAATATGGTTCGTGCCGGAAAGATCGGGGTGAAATCTGGTGAAGGTTTCTATGATTATTCTGAAAACCGAAAAGCTGAAAAAGTTTCAGCCCAATTCAGCAGCTAAAAAAGTTTCACTTGTTATCCTGAGCCCGTAACTCCTTCCGAAGTTTTTCAGAAAAATACCAGGAGGAAACAGGGAACAAGTTTCACTAATTTGTTATAGAATTTGACGAAGATACTTCCATTTAAGGCGGTGAGACCGGCCAGACCATACGCCGGCCTGGTCGCTTCCCGGCCTTATGAAGATTACAGTGAGACCGAATTGCGCTCACAACTGGAATACAACCCGTATTCCTTCCTGCATATCGTAAACCCGGGATATAAATTCCAGCATGACATTGGCGGTGCACGACGCTTCGAGATGGTTCGAAACCGATACCTCGAATTTCGCGAGGAAGGAACTTTCATACAGGATCCCAAGCCTTGTTTTTACGTTTATAAGATCAAAAGTCGTGGGAACAGTTGCTGCGGAATCATTGCAGCTGCCAGCGCAGAGGATTACGAACGCAACGTGATCAAAAAACACGAAGACACCATTGCCCCTCGGGAACAGATTTTTAAAGAATACCTGAAAGTTGTTGGTTTCAACACCGAACCGGTGCTCCTCACGTACCCAGACAGTGAGTTGATCAACTCCGTGCTTGCTGAAACCATGAAACAACGACCGGAATACGAATTTGCGACGGCCAACAGGGAACTACATACGCTCTGGAAGATTTGCGACGACGAAAATGTGAACAAGATCAGGAAAGAATTCGGTGCCATGTCCAAGATCTATATTGCAGACGGGCATCACCGCAGTGCTTCCTCGTATTTACTGGCCCAGGAAAGTAAAGATGCGAATCCAGATCACACCGGAGAGGAACCCTACAACTATTTTATGAGCTACCTCATCGCTGAGAGCAATTTGCGTATTTATGAATACAGCAGGCTGGTGACCGATCTTAATGGTTTTTCCAAAGAAGAATTTCTCATCAGGCTGGATGAATGGTTCCGGATCGAGAACCGCGGTTTTGAGATCTACAAACCCTCCAAAAAGCACCATTTTAACATGTATCTGGACGGGGAATTTTACTCGTTGTACCTGCGACATACGAATTATGAATTTTCAGATTCTCTAAGCAGGCTTGATTCATTTATCCTGTACGAAAAAATTCTCAAGCCAATTTTGGGAATCGAGGACCTAAGGCACGACAAAAGGATCACGTATGTCCACGGTCGTAATGATTTAATCGAATTAAAAACAAGAATAGACAGCGGGGAATTTCAGGTGGGTTTTGGCATGCTACCGGCGAACATCGAAGAAATTAAACAAATTGCCGATGAAAATTTGACGATGCCGCCAAAAAGTACTTATATTGAGCCCAAATTACGTAGTGGTCTCACTATCTACGAGTTCTGAAGACTAACCAGCCACCAATCCCTACTTCAGGTGGGTGAACCTGAGCGGAAAAGTTAATTTTAGAATGACGATTTCAGAGAATATCAAAAAATACCGAAGCGAGCTTCCGGAAGGTGTAAAACTCGTGGCCATTTCAAAGACAAAACCCAACGAAGACCTGATGGAGGCCTACGAGGCCGGTCAGCGTATTTTTGGAGAAAACAAGATCCAGGAAATGACCGATAAATGGGAGCAGCTTCCGAAGGATATCGAATGGCACATGGTAGGGCATGTTCAGCGGAACAAGGTGAAATACATGGCGCCTTATGTGAGCCTGATCCACGCCGTAGACAGCCTGAAATTACTGAAAGAGATCAATAAAAGAGCAAAGCAGAACGAAAGAACGATTCATTGCCTGTTGCAGATCAAGATCGCTGAAGAAGATTCCAAATTTGGTATATCCCGGGACGAAGCCCGAGAGATCCTGGAATCTGAAGCCTATCAGAAAATGAAACATGCACAAATCGTTGGACTGATGGGAATGGCCACTTTTACAGATGATGAGGCGCAGGTCAGGCAGGAATTTGAACGTTTACAGCACATTGCTGCGGATTTTCAGAAAGATTTCCCGGAACTTACAGAGGTTTCCATGGGCATGAGTGGCGATTACCATATCGCGCTCGAATGTGGCACGACAATGGTACGAATTGGAAGCAGCATTTTCGGGGAACGAAATTATAATTAAGGAGGAATAGTTGTACGCAATATTAGACATAGAAACTACCGGCGGAAAGTATAATGAAGAGGGGATCACCGAGATCGCCATCTATAAGTTTGACGGGGAAAAGGTTGTTGACCAGTTCATCAGCCTGGTGAATCCCGAACAGCCCATTCAGCCGTTCGTGGTGAATCTTACCGGCATCAATAATGAGATGCTCCGCAATGCTCCCAAATTTTATGAGGTGGCAAAAAGGATCGTAGAGATCACCACAGACTGTGTCCTGGTGGCTCATAATGCCAAATTTGATTACCGAATTTTGCGCACAGAATTTAGACGACTCGGTTATGAATTCGAGCGTGAAAGCCTGTGTACCGTAGAACTTTCTAAAAAACTGATTCCCGGTTTACAATCTTACAGCCTTGGAAAACTGGTTCGCGCGCTGGGAATCCCGCTGAGCGACCGGCATCGTGCTGCAGGTGATGCACAGGCAACCGTGAAGTTGTTCAAAATGCTGCTGAATAAGGATGTGGAAAAGAACATTCTTAAAACCCATATTCGGAAAGAACCGAAGCGCAGCCTGGATACCAAGCTGGTGCACATCCTGGAGGAACTGCCCAGTTCTACCGGCGTTTACTATTTCCACGACGAAAATGGTGAGATCATATATGTGGGTAAGGCCAAAAACATCAGGAAGCGCATTAATCAGCATTTTACTAACGAGAACGCCAAGTCCCGTGAAATGCAGAAAAAAGTGGCTTCAGTTTCTTTTGAAAACACGGGTAACGAGCTGCTTGCCCTTCTGAAAGAAAACCAGGAAATCAAGGAGCTCAAACCAAAATATAACCGTGCGCTAAAAAGGGATATTTTCAGCCATGCGCTGTATCATTTCAAGGATGATAACGGGTATATCAACCTGAAGATCGGGAAGGCCAGCAGGACCAAGAAAAGCATCACGACCTTTAGCACCCTTCGTTCTGCCAAGAATTCATTGCAAGCCTGGATCGAGGAGTACGAACTCTGCTCCCGCCTTGGCGGCGTTCATAATGGCAGCGGCAATTGCTTCAATTACACTATTAAAAGCTGTCATGGCGCCTGTATCGAAGAGGAACCGGCAGAGGCTTATAACGAACGCGTAGAAAAGCTTATTACCCGTTATTCCTATGAAAATCAGAATATGATCCTCATCGGGCGAGGGCGCGATATTGATGAAAAATGTGCGATCCTCATTGAAGACGGAGAGTTTAAAGGCAGCGGTTATTTCAACCTGAATTACCAGATCAACAATCTGGATATCATTAAATCTATCATCACTCCCATGCGCAACAATCGCGATGCGCAGCATATCATCCAGAGCTACCTCCGGAAAAAGCACCATTTTAAAATCGTTCAATTATCAGTTCATGAATAAACTGTTTACTACTACTCTATTATTATTTTTTTCTTTTTTATTACATTCTCAAAACTATAACGATCTAAATGCTGTCGTCACCAAAGAAGATCTTCTCAGTGATTCGTATCCGGCAGATAGCGTGGCGCACGCGCTGGTGATCTACGAAAAAGGCTTTACGGAAATTGATGATGACGAAGAATACAACCTCGTAACCAAGTATATCATCAAGATCAAGATTCTGGATAAACAGGGAGTGGAAGATGAAGCCACGGTCAAAATCCCGCTCTCAATCGCCTATGATAATGGCGATACTCAGGAAACCCTGAAAGACCTGGAAGCGGCGAATTACAAATGGGTGAATGGCGGTATCGTTAAAAAAAGTATTTCGAAGGAACAGGTTTACAGCAAAGAAACCGAAAACCGGATCATCAAAACTTTTACCCTGCCAGATGTGGAAGCAGGGGACGTGATCGTGTATTCCTACAA contains the following coding sequences:
- a CDS encoding GNAT family N-acetyltransferase — protein: MAASYVTPRLVLRPTDERDAEFFFELLNSPKWLANIGDRQVYSVETAERYIAERIVAQREKYGYASFTLLRREDSVKIGVCGLYRRDGLQLVDLGFALLPKYEGFGYAFEACQELIQKASEDFKIEELAAITLPQNVASRKLLEKLGFQFEKFFHLPNDEKELCYYLK
- a CDS encoding Gfo/Idh/MocA family protein: MLKAGVLGAGHLGKIHLKLLKQSDKYELIGFYDADHENAKKVAEEFGYRAYSDLDELIADADMIDVVTPTLSHFEVAKKVISAGKHLFIEKPITNTFEEAEELIALAEKHGVKGQVGHVERFNPAFQSVANRIENPMFIEAHRLAEFNPRGTDVPVVLDLMIHDIDVILSVVQSEVKNMNASGVSVISDTPDIANARIEFENGCVANLTASRISMKNMRKSRFFQRDAYISVDFLEKVCEVVKMKDAPEDPDDFAMILQNAEGVKKQIYFDNPSVSPNNAILDELETFADAIVEDQEPVVTLSQGAKALQIANQIIASFSK
- a CDS encoding protein-L-isoaspartate(D-aspartate) O-methyltransferase; amino-acid sequence: MKDTYRHQGKRQQLVRTVKKKGVSDERVLAAIGKIPRHLFMDSSFEDHAYQDKAFPIAADQTISQPFTVGFQSQLLEVKRGEKVLEIGTGSGYQTAVLCELGAKVYSIERQRELFKKTKVFLSKIGYRPKYLSFGDGYKGLPEYAPFDKIIVTAGAPFVPKDLLSQLKVGGRLVIPVGSEVQTMTLFIRKSPKEFDKTEFGAFRFVPLLEDKN
- a CDS encoding M28 family metallopeptidase; translated protein: MKNLLAIALMAILVSCGARQKNVDNADPMAYANTITASDLKDHLFTFASDEFQGRETGEPGQKMAAEYLKKEYQSLDLPSPMGNDDYFQEVDPSYFKRGNIESTENVMAFLKGSEKPDEIVVISSHYDHVGMDEDGNIFNGADDDGSGTVGVLEIAQAFHKAAKDGYTPRRSILFLNVTGEEKGLIGSKYYTDNPVFPLENTVADLNIDMIGRVDPDHEGKADYIYLIGSDKLSTDLHKLSENVNKKYMNLDLDYTYNDENDPNRFYYRSDHYNFAKHNVPIIFYFNGVHADYHKATDTPDKINYDMLAKRAQLVFLTAWEVANRPERLVVDKPVEDKSAK
- a CDS encoding exonuclease domain-containing protein, yielding MYAILDIETTGGKYNEEGITEIAIYKFDGEKVVDQFISLVNPEQPIQPFVVNLTGINNEMLRNAPKFYEVAKRIVEITTDCVLVAHNAKFDYRILRTEFRRLGYEFERESLCTVELSKKLIPGLQSYSLGKLVRALGIPLSDRHRAAGDAQATVKLFKMLLNKDVEKNILKTHIRKEPKRSLDTKLVHILEELPSSTGVYYFHDENGEIIYVGKAKNIRKRINQHFTNENAKSREMQKKVASVSFENTGNELLALLKENQEIKELKPKYNRALKRDIFSHALYHFKDDNGYINLKIGKASRTKKSITTFSTLRSAKNSLQAWIEEYELCSRLGGVHNGSGNCFNYTIKSCHGACIEEEPAEAYNERVEKLITRYSYENQNMILIGRGRDIDEKCAILIEDGEFKGSGYFNLNYQINNLDIIKSIITPMRNNRDAQHIIQSYLRKKHHFKIVQLSVHE
- a CDS encoding SGNH/GDSL hydrolase family protein gives rise to the protein MRPSFCLFFLLFSTAIFAQKEREKYPEIMNQDWPNLQKYQEANAAISEPPVAVFMGNSITEGWVNMHPQFFSENKYVGRGISGQTTPQMLIRFQQDVIDLQPEVVVILAGTNDIAGNTGYSSEKMITDNIRSMVVLAQANDIKVVLSSILPVYDYRWRPGLEPVVKIKSINSWLKDYASENGLVYLDYFSKMKDDRDGLPIEYSEDGVHPTSAGYDVMQPMAQKAIQEALENQ
- a CDS encoding 3-hydroxyacyl-CoA dehydrogenase family protein, translating into MKNIAVIGAGTMGNGIAHTFAQYGYKVQLIDISEKSLKKGMETISKNLDRMVAKEKITEEDKQATLDNITTYTSIAEGVEYASVVVEAATENTELKLKIFRELDEATSEDTILASNTSSISITQIASVVSHPERVIGMHFMNPVPVMKLVEIIRGYNTSDEITETVMDLSKKLNKVPVEVNDYPGFVANRILMPMINEAIETLYNGVAGVYEIDTVMKLGMAHPMGPLQLADFIGLDVCHSILEVMYEGFKNPKYAPCPLLTNMVRAGKIGVKSGEGFYDYSENRKAEKVSAQFSS
- a CDS encoding site-specific integrase, which gives rise to MYNTYSVIFFPKNSNGNKQGLVPIYLRITVNGRRCELSIKRKIPLKSWNPKTGSMRGKNGDAGEFNRYLNSIRNRIDRIYEDLVKEKADFTVETIRDIYTGKNKDRKMLLEIFQEHNDQVENLIGKDFAYGTFERYRTAKKHVEEYILKEYRLKDIPVKNVDHSFITGFEYFLKTKRKCSHNTAVKYITNFKKIIRIAIANNWINRDPFLHWKAKLKIVDREFLSEDEIQKLIQKKFQTDRLDLVKDIFLFSCFTGLAYADVKKLSENNLVIGIDGNKWIKVNRTKTDSRTNIPLLPTALEIIKKYSYRPDASAKLLPILTNQKMNAYLKEIGDICKIKKNLTFHLARHTFATTITLSNGVPIESVSKMLGHKNLKTTQHYAKILDQKVSQDMLALRLRMTKNVEFYPSTSAKKTDELGEAKKSN
- a CDS encoding YggS family pyridoxal phosphate-dependent enzyme; protein product: MTISENIKKYRSELPEGVKLVAISKTKPNEDLMEAYEAGQRIFGENKIQEMTDKWEQLPKDIEWHMVGHVQRNKVKYMAPYVSLIHAVDSLKLLKEINKRAKQNERTIHCLLQIKIAEEDSKFGISRDEAREILESEAYQKMKHAQIVGLMGMATFTDDEAQVRQEFERLQHIAADFQKDFPELTEVSMGMSGDYHIALECGTTMVRIGSSIFGERNYN
- a CDS encoding DUF1015 domain-containing protein, with protein sequence MTKILPFKAVRPARPYAGLVASRPYEDYSETELRSQLEYNPYSFLHIVNPGYKFQHDIGGARRFEMVRNRYLEFREEGTFIQDPKPCFYVYKIKSRGNSCCGIIAAASAEDYERNVIKKHEDTIAPREQIFKEYLKVVGFNTEPVLLTYPDSELINSVLAETMKQRPEYEFATANRELHTLWKICDDENVNKIRKEFGAMSKIYIADGHHRSASSYLLAQESKDANPDHTGEEPYNYFMSYLIAESNLRIYEYSRLVTDLNGFSKEEFLIRLDEWFRIENRGFEIYKPSKKHHFNMYLDGEFYSLYLRHTNYEFSDSLSRLDSFILYEKILKPILGIEDLRHDKRITYVHGRNDLIELKTRIDSGEFQVGFGMLPANIEEIKQIADENLTMPPKSTYIEPKLRSGLTIYEF